A portion of the Halalkalicoccus tibetensis genome contains these proteins:
- a CDS encoding XdhC family protein — translation MHTAADSWSTTTPELFERIRHAVEDGRPLAVATVVDVEAAAYRRPGGRMLIEPDGTTYGGITAGCLEGPLREVAGDVLESGAATVVTYDLTEDDGWGLGIGCNGVIDVLVEPVDGSWRRAVDAYANREACSLVTAVESTDPSIPIGARTTVGSHGSGSDDQPVDDRASLPPSIVDGVAARGRACAATGDVDRIRVPTEAGEVVLVVDGIEPPHRLVVFGSQPDVRPVTQLAARVGLRVTVATARGARATDDAFPAAERVLSVHPSELADVGLDGRTSVVIMSHNFVDDGLALEAALGSETPYIGLMGPRKRFEELRAALEEDGVELSADDRERIATPVGLDLGGGEPMEIALSIVSEVVAVGNGRDGGRLVDGTGPVHERRSVSRE, via the coding sequence ATGCACACAGCGGCGGATTCGTGGAGTACCACGACGCCCGAGCTGTTCGAGCGGATCCGGCACGCGGTCGAGGACGGTCGCCCGCTCGCGGTCGCGACCGTCGTCGACGTCGAGGCGGCCGCCTACCGGCGACCGGGCGGCAGGATGCTGATCGAGCCCGACGGGACGACCTACGGCGGGATCACCGCCGGCTGTCTCGAAGGGCCGTTACGGGAGGTCGCGGGCGACGTCCTCGAATCGGGGGCCGCGACCGTCGTCACCTACGACCTCACCGAGGACGACGGCTGGGGGCTGGGAATCGGCTGCAACGGCGTCATCGACGTCCTCGTCGAGCCCGTCGACGGCTCCTGGCGGCGAGCGGTCGACGCGTACGCGAACCGCGAGGCGTGTAGCCTCGTCACGGCGGTCGAGAGCACCGACCCGTCGATACCGATCGGAGCGCGGACCACTGTGGGAAGCCACGGATCGGGTTCCGACGACCAGCCCGTCGACGACCGGGCCTCGCTTCCCCCGTCGATCGTCGACGGCGTCGCGGCCCGTGGGCGGGCGTGTGCGGCCACGGGGGACGTCGATCGGATCCGGGTTCCGACGGAGGCGGGCGAGGTCGTGCTCGTCGTCGACGGCATCGAGCCGCCACACCGGCTGGTGGTGTTCGGCAGCCAGCCGGACGTCCGACCGGTGACGCAGCTCGCGGCTCGGGTCGGCCTCCGGGTGACGGTCGCGACGGCCCGCGGTGCCCGGGCGACCGACGACGCCTTCCCCGCGGCCGAGCGCGTGCTGTCGGTCCATCCCTCGGAGCTGGCCGACGTCGGGCTCGACGGGCGGACCTCCGTCGTCATCATGTCGCACAACTTCGTCGACGACGGGCTCGCCCTCGAGGCGGCGCTCGGGTCGGAGACGCCCTATATCGGTCTAATGGGGCCTCGCAAACGGTTCGAGGAGCTCCGGGCAGCGCTCGAGGAGGACGGCGTCGAGCTGTCGGCGGACGACCGCGAGCGGATCGCGACCCCGGTCGGCCTCGATCTGGGCGGCGGCGAGCCGATGGAGATCGCGCTGAGCATCGTCTCGGAGGTCGTCGCGGTCGGGAACGGTCGCGACGGCGGCCGACTCGTGGACGGGACGGGCCCCGTTCACGAGCGCCGTTCGGTCTCACGGGAGTGA
- a CDS encoding acyl-CoA dehydrogenase, whose translation MTNFKSGSGNLDFGGGGESEDEEEENGTDESVESRSETDESGSDDPGQSSGGPASEHAGDTGDQPERQASNRASAEEPATASAPSEEYPYFVRRSNVGDERGTRLEIHVRDEVANREGEFRSALAEQLDTNEVAKTDAREFALLAAYRNPERVAELMREEGFGALD comes from the coding sequence ATGACCAACTTCAAGTCCGGCTCCGGCAACCTCGATTTCGGCGGGGGTGGCGAGAGTGAGGATGAGGAGGAGGAGAACGGCACGGACGAATCAGTCGAGTCCCGGTCGGAGACTGACGAATCAGGGTCCGACGACCCGGGACAGTCCTCGGGAGGCCCCGCGAGCGAGCACGCCGGCGACACGGGCGATCAGCCCGAACGGCAGGCGTCGAATCGAGCGTCAGCGGAGGAACCGGCGACGGCGTCCGCACCCTCGGAGGAGTACCCGTACTTCGTCCGGCGGAGCAACGTCGGTGACGAACGGGGGACTCGCCTGGAGATCCACGTTCGGGACGAGGTCGCGAACCGGGAGGGCGAGTTCAGGAGCGCGCTCGCCGAACAGCTCGACACGAACGAGGTCGCGAAGACGGACGCCCGCGAGTTCGCCCTCCTCGCGGCGTACCGGAACCCGGAACGGGTCGCCGAACTGATGCGCGAGGAGGGGTTCGGCGCCCTCGACTGA
- a CDS encoding ParA family protein — translation MITAVVYSESGGTYKTTMTANLAVALERMGQNTLVIDLDPQEGNLTSLFDAGSRRSDPDADNLVKHVLDMPDGEFRDLIETTAEGVDIVPSHDMLGDFTSNLEQKISYEIGMKNMSREEYPRFELLYDLLWEREELYEEYDAVLIDPNARAEDLLYNAIFALRTLIAPVKPAGKGNLSLEGLEELVGNMERQLDIEIGLSCVVPSGVGQTNAHRQYRDRFESTESFATPVTIGNRESLMDAMWEARGSAFKVIEERWKTFERDGEMVSEPGQRRVRDREVETLRKLFELARFVATETFEAEVDPVLELEIQGYGNRTIDLRDVATTGATV, via the coding sequence ATGATAACGGCCGTGGTCTACTCGGAATCGGGCGGGACGTACAAGACGACGATGACGGCGAACCTGGCCGTGGCGCTGGAGCGAATGGGCCAGAACACCCTCGTCATCGACCTCGATCCACAGGAGGGGAACCTGACCAGCCTCTTCGACGCCGGCAGCCGTCGGAGCGATCCCGACGCGGACAACCTGGTGAAACACGTCCTCGACATGCCGGACGGCGAGTTCCGGGACCTGATCGAAACGACGGCCGAGGGCGTCGACATCGTTCCGAGCCACGACATGCTCGGCGACTTCACCTCGAACCTGGAGCAGAAGATCTCCTATGAGATCGGGATGAAGAACATGAGCCGCGAGGAGTACCCCCGCTTCGAACTGCTGTACGACCTGCTGTGGGAGCGCGAGGAGCTCTACGAGGAGTACGACGCCGTCCTCATCGACCCGAACGCGCGCGCGGAGGACCTGCTCTACAACGCGATCTTCGCCCTTCGGACGCTCATCGCGCCCGTCAAGCCGGCCGGGAAGGGGAACCTGAGTCTGGAGGGGCTCGAGGAGCTCGTCGGGAACATGGAGCGCCAGCTTGACATCGAGATCGGGCTCTCCTGTGTCGTTCCGTCGGGCGTCGGGCAGACCAACGCCCACCGGCAGTATCGCGACCGCTTCGAGAGCACGGAGTCGTTCGCGACGCCGGTCACCATCGGCAACCGGGAGAGCCTCATGGACGCGATGTGGGAGGCGCGGGGATCGGCGTTCAAGGTGATCGAGGAGCGCTGGAAGACGTTCGAGCGGGACGGGGAGATGGTGAGCGAGCCGGGCCAGCGCCGCGTCCGTGATCGGGAGGTCGAGACCCTGCGGAAGCTGTTCGAGCTCGCGCGGTTCGTCGCGACCGAGACGTTCGAGGCCGAGGTCGATCCCGTACTGGAGCTCGAGATCCAGGGCTACGGGAACCGAACGATCGACCTTCGGGACGTCGCCACGACGGGGGCGACCGTATGA
- a CDS encoding BMP family protein produces the protein MQRRAFLATVGGGVPVATAGCLIGDEGDDGEGNGDDADVTVGMIYSTGGLGDESFNDMANVGIQQAQEDFDIEYQDAEPDAPADMNDMQRQFAGSDDIDVVICIGFDHEADLQDNAEEFSDTQFVLVDAVVEAENVANYVFREHEGSFQVGHLAGLLTGTEYAHAGGETDPDEAVVGFVGGEETSLIERFEAGYTAGAQYADEGIATPSAYAGSWNDPTTGQEIASSMYDGGADVVYHAAGGTGGGVFEAAQSAGRFAIGVDDDQSRSAEEFSDVIVASMIKRVDMAVHESVEAIVEDTFEGGETNDLGLEDEGVGAVIGQDFEDELPEEILDALEESRAAIVDGEIEVPEDPDDV, from the coding sequence ATGCAACGGAGAGCGTTTCTCGCGACTGTGGGCGGCGGTGTCCCAGTCGCGACGGCCGGCTGCCTGATCGGCGACGAGGGGGACGATGGGGAAGGGAATGGCGACGACGCGGACGTCACCGTCGGGATGATCTACTCGACGGGCGGCCTCGGCGACGAGTCGTTCAACGACATGGCCAACGTGGGGATCCAGCAGGCCCAGGAGGACTTCGACATCGAGTATCAGGACGCCGAACCGGACGCGCCCGCGGACATGAACGACATGCAGCGCCAGTTCGCCGGTAGCGACGACATCGACGTCGTGATCTGTATCGGGTTCGACCACGAGGCCGACCTCCAGGACAACGCCGAGGAGTTCTCGGACACGCAGTTCGTCCTCGTCGACGCGGTCGTCGAGGCCGAGAACGTCGCGAACTACGTCTTCCGCGAGCACGAGGGCTCGTTCCAGGTCGGCCACCTCGCGGGGCTGTTGACCGGGACCGAGTACGCCCACGCGGGCGGGGAAACCGATCCCGACGAGGCGGTCGTCGGCTTCGTCGGCGGCGAGGAGACCTCGCTGATCGAGCGTTTCGAGGCGGGCTACACCGCGGGCGCCCAGTACGCCGACGAGGGGATCGCGACGCCCTCGGCGTACGCGGGCAGCTGGAACGACCCGACGACGGGCCAGGAGATCGCGAGCAGCATGTACGACGGCGGCGCCGACGTCGTCTACCACGCGGCCGGCGGTACCGGCGGCGGGGTCTTCGAGGCCGCCCAGTCGGCGGGTCGCTTCGCCATCGGCGTCGACGACGACCAGTCGAGAAGCGCCGAGGAGTTCAGCGACGTGATCGTCGCGAGCATGATCAAACGCGTCGACATGGCGGTCCACGAGTCCGTCGAGGCGATCGTCGAGGACACCTTCGAGGGCGGCGAGACGAACGACCTCGGCCTCGAGGACGAGGGCGTCGGCGCGGTCATCGGCCAGGACTTCGAGGACGAGCTCCCCGAGGAGATCCTCGACGCGCTCGAGGAGTCCCGGGCGGCGATCGTCGACGGCGAGATCGAGGTCCCCGAGGACCCTGACGACGTCTGA
- a CDS encoding ABC transporter ATP-binding protein — MARNPETPRSGEEPPAVHLEGITKRFPGVVANDDVDFAVERGTIHALIGENGAGKTTLMNVLYGLYEPTEGTIRIDGEPVEFDDPGDAMAIGIGMIHQHFMLVDTMTVAENVVLGDEPKKWGGLATDTGRAIEETRTLAERYGFDVDPTERIEEISVGEQQRVEILKTLYRGADVLILDEPTAVLTPQEVEALFEVLEELIAEGKTIIFITHKLGEALDAADEISVLRDGKLVGTVPTAEATQEELASMMVGRDVILEIEKPPAERGPPVLELADVAVEDDRDVRAVEEASFAVHAGEVFGIAGVDGNGQTELVEAITGLRPAESGTITFDGTEITARSRRERIGAGMAYVAEDRQKRSLVMEYDLRRNGILGCQRLPEFSDGWRIDWERTDGYVADVIEEYDVRPPDPDATARSLSGGNQQKFIVGREFERDPSLVVASQPTRGVDIGSIEFIHDRLLDLRSDGKAVLLVSSKLDEVRRLSDRLAVMHDGRVVAVVDPERVTEEELGLLMAGEVPAGLDPDGARIEGERA, encoded by the coding sequence ATGGCACGGAACCCCGAGACGCCGCGGTCCGGCGAGGAGCCCCCTGCCGTTCACCTGGAGGGGATCACCAAGCGGTTCCCGGGCGTCGTCGCCAACGACGACGTCGATTTCGCCGTCGAGCGCGGCACGATCCACGCGCTGATCGGCGAGAACGGTGCCGGTAAAACCACGCTGATGAACGTCCTCTACGGGCTCTACGAGCCGACCGAGGGCACGATCCGAATCGACGGCGAGCCGGTCGAGTTCGACGACCCGGGCGATGCGATGGCGATCGGGATCGGCATGATCCACCAGCACTTCATGCTCGTCGATACGATGACCGTCGCCGAGAACGTCGTGCTGGGCGACGAGCCCAAGAAGTGGGGCGGGCTCGCGACCGACACCGGCCGGGCGATCGAGGAGACGCGAACCCTCGCCGAGCGCTACGGTTTCGACGTCGACCCGACCGAACGGATCGAGGAGATCAGCGTCGGCGAACAACAGCGCGTCGAGATCCTGAAGACGCTGTATCGCGGCGCCGACGTCCTGATCCTCGACGAGCCGACGGCGGTGCTCACCCCTCAGGAGGTTGAGGCGCTGTTCGAGGTCCTCGAGGAGCTGATCGCCGAGGGTAAGACGATAATCTTCATCACGCACAAGCTCGGCGAGGCGCTCGACGCCGCCGACGAGATCAGCGTGCTCCGAGACGGGAAACTGGTCGGCACGGTCCCGACCGCGGAGGCGACCCAGGAGGAGCTCGCGAGCATGATGGTCGGGCGGGACGTCATCCTCGAGATCGAGAAGCCGCCCGCCGAGCGCGGTCCGCCGGTCCTCGAACTCGCCGACGTCGCCGTCGAGGACGATCGGGACGTGAGGGCGGTCGAGGAGGCGAGCTTCGCCGTTCACGCCGGCGAGGTCTTCGGGATCGCCGGCGTCGACGGCAACGGCCAGACCGAGCTGGTCGAGGCGATCACCGGTCTGCGCCCCGCCGAGTCGGGGACGATCACCTTCGACGGAACGGAGATCACCGCCCGCTCGCGACGCGAGCGGATCGGGGCCGGCATGGCCTACGTCGCCGAGGACCGCCAGAAGCGCAGCCTGGTCATGGAGTACGATCTGCGGCGAAACGGGATCCTCGGCTGCCAGCGGCTCCCCGAGTTCTCCGATGGCTGGCGGATCGACTGGGAGCGAACCGACGGCTACGTCGCCGACGTGATCGAGGAGTACGACGTCCGACCGCCGGATCCGGACGCGACCGCCCGCTCGCTGTCGGGCGGTAACCAGCAGAAGTTCATCGTCGGCCGGGAGTTCGAGCGCGACCCCTCGCTCGTCGTCGCCTCCCAGCCGACCCGCGGCGTCGACATCGGGAGCATCGAGTTCATCCACGACCGGCTGCTCGACCTCAGATCCGACGGAAAGGCCGTCCTGCTGGTCTCCTCGAAGCTCGACGAGGTCAGACGCCTCTCCGATCGCCTCGCGGTGATGCACGACGGCAGGGTCGTCGCGGTCGTCGACCCCGAACGCGTCACCGAGGAGGAGCTCGGGCTGCTCATGGCGGGCGAGGTTCCCGCCGGGCTTGACCCCGACGGGGCACGGATCGAGGGGGAGAGAGCATGA
- a CDS encoding ABC transporter permease — translation MSDWRERADASLDWLVDSSATQRIAVSFTALLFAVLVGAVLVFVSGFVADCPDPFILLPGLGYGCYNPVEVYWTMITGAFGSLGALGRTLQETTLLLFTGLSVAVAFRAGLFNIGTQGQMVLGALAAALTVLFLGEFVPANALGTLLVIPVGVVVGAVVGGVWGAIPGLMKAYADAHEVITTIMLNFVAMGIAFWAVQNHVGNLETDSVQTHTIPELARLPALIDGSRFSIYALVGALLATVGIYLLYTRTVLGYELRTSGIQEAAAEYGGVNAKRNIVTSMTLSGALGGIAGAIYVTMVQYRWQAGMPALGFDGIAVSILAGNNPLGVIPAALLFGGMKSGSVAIDISLGVPNELVEVLRGLIILFIAMPEFFRMIGKRAGYGERGERFEESRSTSEGGSDGGEQS, via the coding sequence ATGAGCGACTGGCGCGAGCGCGCGGACGCCTCGCTCGACTGGCTCGTCGACAGCTCGGCGACCCAGCGCATCGCCGTCAGCTTCACCGCGCTGCTCTTCGCCGTGCTCGTCGGCGCCGTGCTCGTGTTCGTCTCGGGCTTCGTCGCCGACTGTCCCGATCCCTTCATCCTGCTCCCGGGGCTCGGCTACGGTTGTTACAACCCGGTCGAGGTCTACTGGACCATGATCACCGGGGCGTTCGGCTCGCTCGGCGCCCTCGGACGCACGCTCCAGGAGACGACCCTCCTGCTGTTCACCGGGCTCTCGGTGGCCGTCGCCTTCCGGGCGGGACTGTTCAACATCGGCACCCAGGGTCAGATGGTGCTCGGGGCGCTCGCGGCCGCGCTGACCGTCCTCTTCCTGGGCGAGTTCGTCCCCGCGAACGCCCTCGGGACGCTGCTCGTGATCCCGGTCGGGGTCGTCGTCGGCGCGGTCGTCGGCGGCGTCTGGGGGGCGATCCCGGGGCTGATGAAGGCCTACGCCGACGCCCACGAGGTGATCACGACGATCATGCTGAACTTCGTGGCCATGGGGATCGCCTTCTGGGCCGTCCAGAACCACGTCGGGAACCTCGAGACCGACTCGGTCCAGACCCACACGATCCCCGAACTCGCGCGCCTACCGGCGCTGATCGACGGCTCGCGGTTCTCGATCTACGCGCTGGTCGGCGCGCTGCTGGCCACCGTCGGGATCTACCTGCTGTACACCCGCACCGTGCTCGGCTACGAGCTGCGCACCAGCGGCATCCAGGAGGCCGCGGCCGAGTACGGCGGCGTGAACGCGAAGCGCAACATCGTCACGAGCATGACGCTGTCGGGCGCGCTGGGAGGGATCGCCGGGGCGATCTACGTGACGATGGTGCAGTACCGCTGGCAGGCCGGCATGCCGGCGCTGGGCTTCGACGGCATCGCCGTCTCGATCCTCGCGGGCAACAACCCGCTGGGCGTGATCCCCGCGGCCCTGCTGTTCGGCGGGATGAAAAGCGGGAGCGTCGCGATCGACATCTCGCTGGGCGTGCCCAACGAGCTCGTCGAGGTGCTCCGGGGGCTGATCATCCTCTTCATCGCCATGCCGGAGTTCTTCCGCATGATCGGGAAACGGGCCGGCTACGGAGAGAGGGGTGAGCGATTCGAAGAATCGCGATCCACGTCGGAGGGAGGATCCGACGGAGGTGAGCAGTCATGA
- a CDS encoding ABC transporter permease: MNAPSVTRRQGLAIGAVLFGLLALGFVVDGGRGLIADVSGVVSASYLASAFRLTVPIAFAAMGGIFAEKSGVINIGLEGLLIIGAFGAVASMWALSGTPLGTNVWAAFLLGVLASTFVALLFAIVCIEFKADQIIAGLAVWLIALGFAPFASIIIWNQTNSPSVDTFEVWALPLLSALPNVGSLFAVTPPVLLLLLAVPFSWYLLNRTPFGMWIEASGEDPKSLDTAGVDVNHVRYAGVLLSGIYCGIGGAGLALNTGQFVGSGDTMIDGRGWIGLTAYLIGNYNPVNAFLASFLFAGLDALQLQLQQIAGYDVSSTLVGIIPYVAVLIVLTFVGRTRMPSAAGEDYESDE; encoded by the coding sequence ATGAACGCCCCCTCGGTCACCCGACGACAGGGGCTCGCGATCGGCGCGGTCCTCTTCGGCCTGCTCGCGCTGGGCTTCGTCGTCGACGGCGGGCGCGGACTGATCGCGGACGTCTCCGGCGTGGTCAGCGCCTCGTATCTCGCCTCCGCGTTCCGGCTGACGGTCCCGATCGCGTTCGCGGCGATGGGCGGGATCTTCGCCGAGAAGAGCGGCGTCATCAACATCGGCCTGGAGGGGCTGCTCATCATCGGCGCGTTCGGCGCGGTCGCGAGCATGTGGGCGCTGTCGGGAACGCCCCTCGGAACGAACGTCTGGGCCGCGTTCCTGCTCGGCGTGCTCGCGAGCACGTTCGTCGCGCTGCTGTTCGCGATCGTCTGCATCGAGTTCAAGGCCGACCAGATCATCGCCGGCCTGGCGGTCTGGCTGATCGCGCTCGGCTTCGCGCCCTTCGCGAGCATCATCATCTGGAACCAGACCAACAGCCCGAGCGTCGACACGTTCGAGGTCTGGGCGCTCCCGCTCCTCTCGGCGCTGCCGAACGTGGGGTCGCTCTTCGCGGTCACGCCGCCCGTGTTGTTGCTCCTGCTGGCGGTCCCCTTCTCGTGGTATCTCCTCAACCGGACGCCCTTCGGCATGTGGATCGAGGCCAGCGGCGAGGACCCGAAATCCCTCGACACCGCCGGCGTCGACGTCAACCACGTACGCTATGCGGGCGTCCTGCTCTCGGGGATCTACTGCGGGATCGGCGGCGCGGGCCTCGCGCTCAACACCGGCCAGTTCGTCGGCAGCGGCGATACGATGATCGACGGCCGCGGCTGGATCGGGCTGACGGCATACCTGATCGGCAACTACAACCCCGTCAACGCCTTTCTCGCGTCGTTCCTCTTCGCCGGCCTCGACGCACTGCAGCTCCAGCTCCAGCAGATCGCCGGCTACGACGTCTCCTCGACGCTCGTGGGCATCATCCCCTACGTGGCCGTGCTGATCGTGCTCACGTTCGTCGGCCGGACCCGGATGCCCTCCGCGGCGGGCGAGGACTACGAGTCCGACGAGTAG
- a CDS encoding nucleoside hydrolase, producing the protein MSSDPRRLLVDTDTAGDDTQAILLAALSDRVELEGLTIPAGNVPFDYQVENAKYTLELAGASDVPVYEGARSPLLKGYESAEYVHGEGGLGGELFPDTGIPSADEHAVDAIVRTAREHPGEVTLACIAPLTNVALAYQREPELPALLDEIWVMGGAVNTLGNITPAAEYNFWVDPDAARIVMDAFETTLVDWGVTVRDSLFDAETFEEVAAIDTPLADFFLTITDAVREFNSQSENDALGADVTTQPDSMTLAALLEPDIVERAETYYVEVDDREGPTRGYSLVDELGVTDGEPRTRVVESVDGERFERMLLDTFRHGDPHRSL; encoded by the coding sequence ATGAGCTCCGACCCCCGACGACTGCTGGTGGACACCGACACCGCGGGCGACGACACCCAGGCGATCCTGCTCGCGGCGCTCTCCGATCGCGTCGAGCTCGAGGGGCTGACGATCCCCGCCGGGAACGTCCCGTTCGACTACCAGGTCGAGAACGCGAAGTACACCCTCGAACTGGCCGGCGCGAGCGACGTGCCCGTCTACGAGGGCGCACGCTCGCCGCTGCTCAAGGGCTACGAGTCCGCGGAATACGTCCACGGCGAGGGTGGGCTCGGCGGTGAACTGTTCCCCGACACCGGGATTCCCTCGGCCGACGAGCACGCGGTCGACGCGATCGTCCGAACCGCCAGGGAGCACCCCGGCGAGGTGACGCTCGCGTGCATCGCGCCGCTGACGAACGTCGCGCTCGCCTACCAGCGCGAGCCGGAGCTCCCCGCGCTCCTCGATGAAATATGGGTCATGGGCGGGGCGGTCAACACGCTCGGCAACATCACGCCCGCCGCGGAGTACAACTTCTGGGTCGACCCCGACGCCGCGCGGATCGTCATGGACGCCTTCGAGACGACGCTGGTCGACTGGGGCGTGACCGTCCGCGATTCGCTGTTCGATGCCGAGACCTTCGAGGAAGTCGCGGCCATCGACACTCCACTGGCGGACTTTTTCCTAACGATCACCGACGCCGTCAGGGAGTTCAACAGCCAGTCGGAGAACGACGCGCTCGGCGCGGACGTGACGACCCAGCCCGACTCGATGACGCTCGCGGCGCTGCTCGAACCCGACATCGTCGAGCGTGCCGAAACCTACTACGTGGAGGTCGACGACCGCGAGGGCCCGACGCGGGGCTACAGCCTCGTCGACGAGCTGGGCGTCACCGACGGCGAGCCCCGAACGCGCGTCGTCGAATCGGTCGACGGCGAGCGCTTCGAGCGGATGCTGCTCGATACGTTCCGCCACGGGGATCCCCACCGGTCGCTATGA